One Candidatus Cardinium hertigii DNA window includes the following coding sequences:
- a CDS encoding Npt1/Npt2 family nucleotide transporter codes for MIKTSSLLKKWQIICWPIQRIEARKFCAMAALMFLILLNQNFIRSIKDGLVVTRIGPEVLSFIKLFIEMPVGLCFVICYTVLCNKLRSETIFRIILLFFLTFFILFGLILFPYQAYWHPNKLLIDQYIQLYPQLKWFFMMWSKWTLVCFYVMGELWPMIVFTLLYWQLANQITTIEEASRFYFCFNLVGQISLLVSSSVTIFLADKGGRILSFLGIHTTGAIQKITPLMAMIVLLCVAILLLHQYIETGVIRLQPLYVKPDHSVKLPLGLWESFKRITQSSYLALICLLTIAYSTTVNLIESVWLYEVNLFYHNDTTCFQLYQAKILWWTGIVSFICAMLGNFIMRKLGWLGAALITPVMTMVMGGVFFLFAIAQYFNWLPATIGGISSLAFIVAIAGLQNILAKGSKYSFFDATKEMTYIPLDKEMQTKGKAAVDVLGGKIGKSAGSILQVICYTMVPTKHPGQWAPLLMVFFCLISIIWIIATCMLSKKYHKLTTGLSHS; via the coding sequence ATGATTAAGACTAGTAGTCTACTAAAAAAATGGCAGATAATCTGCTGGCCCATTCAGCGGATTGAAGCGCGCAAATTTTGCGCTATGGCTGCTTTAATGTTTCTTATTCTACTCAATCAAAATTTTATTCGCAGTATTAAGGATGGCTTAGTAGTTACCCGAATAGGTCCAGAAGTATTAAGCTTTATTAAATTATTTATTGAAATGCCTGTGGGGTTATGCTTTGTAATCTGTTATACGGTTTTATGTAACAAGCTGCGTAGTGAAACTATTTTTAGGATCATCCTACTTTTTTTTCTTACCTTTTTTATCTTATTTGGCTTGATTCTTTTCCCTTACCAAGCTTATTGGCATCCCAATAAGCTGCTTATAGATCAGTACATCCAGCTTTATCCCCAATTAAAATGGTTTTTTATGATGTGGAGCAAGTGGACGTTGGTATGCTTCTATGTAATGGGGGAGTTATGGCCTATGATAGTTTTTACATTACTCTATTGGCAGTTAGCTAATCAGATTACTACTATAGAGGAAGCAAGTCGGTTTTATTTTTGTTTCAATCTGGTGGGACAAATTAGTTTACTTGTTTCCAGCAGTGTAACTATTTTCTTAGCAGATAAAGGGGGGAGGATATTGTCTTTTCTGGGTATCCATACAACGGGCGCTATACAGAAGATAACCCCTCTTATGGCAATGATTGTATTACTTTGTGTCGCTATTTTGTTGTTGCATCAATACATAGAAACCGGTGTGATACGTCTACAGCCATTATACGTAAAGCCTGATCATTCCGTTAAATTACCATTGGGCTTGTGGGAAAGTTTTAAGCGCATCACGCAATCAAGCTATCTTGCGTTGATTTGTCTCCTGACAATCGCTTATTCTACGACCGTTAATTTAATAGAAAGCGTATGGTTATATGAAGTTAATTTATTTTATCACAACGATACTACCTGTTTTCAACTATACCAAGCAAAGATCTTATGGTGGACAGGTATAGTTTCTTTTATTTGTGCTATGTTAGGTAATTTTATTATGCGAAAGCTGGGATGGTTAGGAGCGGCATTGATTACGCCAGTTATGACAATGGTAATGGGGGGTGTTTTTTTTCTATTTGCTATCGCTCAGTATTTTAATTGGTTGCCTGCTACCATTGGTGGGATATCCAGCTTAGCGTTTATAGTAGCTATAGCAGGTTTACAAAATATATTAGCCAAAGGAAGTAAGTATTCCTTTTTTGATGCAACCAAAGAAATGACTTACATTCCCTTAGATAAGGAAATGCAAACAAAGGGAAAAGCGGCTGTAGATGTCCTGGGTGGTAAAATAGGTAAATCTGCTGGATCTATTTTACAGGTTATTTGTTATACGATGGTTCCTACCAAACATCCAGGTCAATGGGCACCATTGCTAATGGTGTTTTTTTGTTTGATCAGTATTATCTGGATTATAGCTACCTGCATGCTTTCAAAAAAATACCATAAGCTGACCACTGGTCTATCGCACAGCTAA
- a CDS encoding contractile injection system tape measure protein: protein MDLSPLHVIKYIKIEVTTTCASQVQSLQKTIDRSIAQHIIPLLNKLFTHYVPENIVIHLDKLILDVGGLSKRSLTKKLPLQIAAMLGPMLQKEIHQALQNPHRYTPLPAAQLQAIAYYLSEGHIAWWMPTQKEMEKSYTTLLQQAPLQIEQLWHGLKKKDKAVQRFVASFDKETVENTVKICWGKEDCMPILHETSYLLHQTAVLTNFPYAPKQELLAIALSSLLTHPQRLLHRIDLFTLLLKEVAHQTSIDYASILHKMQTYYKHNKKRMATIPVAATIQRWLTSLHELTVTPPIYWYKNRQLQEKITEDLKNINQHAPAQLEAILYHIQSNIKQPSVRTVIKNWLKEKKNRIKLIQKLSPTLFIRLVQAIEPAMIALFSGYIPENSSFIATWDPILKDSILAYCSVEASTVNVSKKIKKLLDQHITATLPAIGLPQKDRQPSYLIEQEQASTPRKAIPNRDNRTLPLQQLLPALQSTETSLPPTDTKSLLEIDAKEQAETSLPPTDTKSLLEIDAKEQAETSLPPTDTKSLLEIDAKEQAETSLPPTDTKSLLETHAKEQTETSLLPTDTKSLLETHAKEQTETSLLPTDTKSLLETHAKEQTETSLLPTDTKSLLETHAKEQTETSLLPTDTKSLLPTDTKSLLEILAKEQTETSLLPTDTKSLLEILAKEQTETSLLPTDTKSLLEILAKEQAASEEIVQNPFLLRHVVHFLLYNELPHGQSVPAYFIDKSLAMSTAAEIAQQLTAICQETAILETLLQYATEIAMDKLLQAFIPFATEHIDQLRRVIIQANLLPYNEEQTKRHALPTLLIGVAIAHPASITIPQYIERLLFYLGRHSQLYPTLLCDQLASTAQQLQYAKLAATFIALKQPLACSQLEKIEAMDPTLWPLQEKLERHALAVYYSQLLPALKQINPDRTIAMEAIVKDPAKLHQWISHSLPPLPNQQKTAIYNLLITKLNHTLRRSKAIITQRWKHFLYTGNVGHYADATELLEEVIRQLPTFPLASMLNKTVVRKQLMQHFTPTQLLLLVQKLTPMGSNLQPYLASSYPLWCATQGILAQENTTKMLFWDKVLEMIPQLSSPLHPTRWLNAIIAQWSSALGLTPLILLQTFKVVIADMQTLPEIELLRLALDKVLTQQLQSLQKEATQQGCKTAALEQLYLLVHSGTFLFSQPHGMTLDKLEKELVQCITEQPASLITMLKQPYNKNVIARRMVYYFSPELSTKIIAHLAKSQQPFVESYLQLFNQALPDGITAATWQRELLTATLAYLLTVEQWDSSAFLTTTLFSTRYDTSTICQLIASVLTVQPTSSMAHKIISLLQPIGKLLTYRDPLSAAPTPLPEDPYGSSIAAATKNNTYSDKRNAHQAEAEEISLYTSNSGLVFLWPFLYDFFTAHHLMLDTQFFCEQAAHNAVYLLQYLCKGKLNHPESLLTIPKLLCGLTHDTVLLPYRSLQLPHYNETETALLQKETLSPMETIESNSQKLIEKVIKRWKNISKHKKADQTGMTTAIFRHYFLNKPGILRKLPDEDREVHSSWHLNIIPQDEDDLTLLPPWSMDEISLPWMQTILKPFWIATE from the coding sequence ATGGACCTATCACCGCTTCATGTCATTAAATACATAAAGATTGAAGTCACTACTACATGTGCTAGCCAAGTGCAATCATTACAAAAAACCATTGACAGGAGCATAGCCCAACACATCATACCTTTACTTAATAAGCTTTTCACACACTACGTACCAGAGAACATAGTAATCCACCTAGACAAACTGATTTTAGATGTAGGAGGGCTAAGCAAAAGAAGCCTAACAAAAAAGTTGCCTCTGCAGATAGCAGCCATGCTAGGTCCTATGCTACAGAAAGAAATCCATCAAGCGCTACAAAACCCCCACCGCTACACGCCCTTGCCAGCGGCACAGCTGCAAGCCATAGCCTACTATCTATCAGAAGGGCATATTGCTTGGTGGATGCCAACACAGAAGGAAATGGAAAAATCCTATACAACCTTATTGCAGCAGGCACCGCTACAGATAGAACAGCTCTGGCATGGCCTTAAGAAAAAAGACAAAGCTGTCCAACGCTTTGTTGCCTCTTTTGATAAAGAAACTGTAGAAAATACAGTAAAAATATGTTGGGGAAAGGAAGATTGCATGCCTATACTCCATGAGACTTCCTATCTCTTGCATCAAACAGCTGTTTTAACCAATTTCCCTTATGCTCCTAAACAGGAGCTACTAGCTATTGCATTATCCAGTTTGCTTACGCATCCACAGCGCCTACTGCACCGCATAGACCTCTTTACGCTGCTACTGAAAGAGGTGGCCCATCAAACATCAATTGACTATGCGAGCATCCTACATAAAATGCAAACCTATTATAAGCACAATAAAAAAAGAATGGCAACCATTCCTGTGGCAGCCACCATCCAACGCTGGTTAACTTCCTTGCATGAACTAACCGTTACACCTCCTATCTACTGGTACAAAAACAGGCAACTGCAAGAAAAGATTACCGAAGATCTAAAAAATATAAACCAGCATGCACCCGCTCAATTAGAAGCAATACTGTACCACATACAATCTAACATAAAGCAGCCTTCGGTACGCACAGTAATAAAAAATTGGCTTAAAGAAAAGAAAAACAGAATAAAGTTAATCCAAAAACTATCCCCTACCCTTTTTATTAGGTTGGTACAAGCCATAGAGCCCGCTATGATTGCGCTATTTTCTGGATATATACCTGAAAATAGCTCTTTTATTGCTACATGGGATCCTATCCTTAAAGACAGTATACTGGCTTATTGCTCCGTTGAAGCATCCACTGTAAACGTCTCTAAAAAAATAAAGAAACTTTTAGATCAACATATTACAGCTACCCTACCCGCAATAGGGCTGCCCCAAAAAGATAGGCAACCATCCTATTTGATCGAACAAGAACAAGCTAGCACACCACGCAAAGCAATACCGAACAGGGACAACCGAACTTTGCCCCTCCAGCAACTACTACCCGCTCTGCAATCAACGGAAACATCTCTTCCACCAACTGATACAAAATCCCTGCTAGAGATAGACGCTAAGGAGCAAGCGGAAACATCTCTTCCACCAACTGATACAAAATCCCTGCTAGAGATAGACGCTAAGGAGCAAGCGGAAACATCTCTTCCACCAACTGATACAAAATCCCTGCTAGAGATAGACGCTAAGGAGCAAGCGGAAACATCTCTTCCACCAACTGATACAAAATCCTTGCTAGAGACACACGCTAAGGAACAAACGGAAACATCCCTGCTACCAACTGATACAAAATCCCTGCTAGAGACACACGCTAAGGAACAAACGGAAACATCCCTGCTACCAACTGATACAAAATCCCTGCTAGAGACACACGCTAAGGAACAAACGGAAACATCCCTGCTACCAACTGATACAAAATCCCTGCTAGAGACACATGCCAAGGAGCAAACGGAAACATCCCTGCTACCAACTGATACAAAATCCCTGCTACCAACTGATACAAAATCCCTGCTAGAGATACTCGCTAAGGAACAAACGGAAACATCCCTGCTACCAACTGATACAAAATCCCTGCTAGAGATACTCGCTAAGGAACAAACGGAAACATCCCTGCTACCAACTGATACAAAATCCCTGCTAGAGATACTCGCTAAGGAGCAAGCGGCAAGCGAAGAAATCGTACAAAACCCTTTTTTATTGCGGCATGTAGTGCATTTTCTGCTATACAATGAGCTACCCCATGGGCAAAGTGTCCCGGCTTATTTCATCGATAAAAGCTTAGCTATGTCTACAGCAGCAGAAATAGCCCAGCAATTAACCGCTATATGCCAAGAAACCGCCATACTAGAAACCCTTCTACAGTATGCTACAGAAATAGCAATGGATAAATTATTGCAAGCGTTTATCCCCTTTGCAACAGAACATATAGATCAATTAAGGAGGGTTATTATACAAGCGAACCTATTACCGTATAACGAAGAGCAAACAAAACGGCATGCCCTACCAACCCTATTGATTGGGGTAGCTATTGCCCATCCAGCTTCTATTACCATACCGCAATACATCGAACGGTTACTTTTTTATTTGGGAAGGCATAGCCAGCTGTATCCTACCCTACTATGTGACCAGCTAGCCTCCACTGCACAACAACTGCAGTATGCTAAATTAGCAGCTACTTTTATTGCGCTCAAACAACCTTTAGCTTGCTCACAACTAGAAAAAATAGAGGCGATGGACCCAACCCTGTGGCCTCTACAGGAGAAGCTAGAGAGGCATGCTTTAGCTGTTTATTATAGTCAATTGCTTCCAGCACTTAAGCAAATCAATCCAGATAGAACCATAGCCATGGAAGCCATCGTTAAGGATCCAGCAAAACTGCATCAATGGATAAGTCACTCCCTCCCTCCTCTCCCTAATCAGCAGAAAACGGCTATCTATAACCTACTGATTACAAAATTAAACCATACGTTGCGCCGTTCAAAAGCAATTATTACGCAAAGATGGAAACACTTTTTATATACCGGCAATGTAGGACATTATGCCGATGCAACCGAACTACTAGAGGAAGTCATTAGGCAGCTGCCCACCTTCCCTTTAGCATCCATGCTAAACAAAACAGTAGTACGGAAGCAATTGATGCAGCATTTTACCCCTACCCAGCTGCTGCTATTGGTACAAAAACTAACGCCTATGGGCAGCAATCTCCAGCCTTACCTAGCGAGTAGCTATCCATTATGGTGCGCTACACAAGGCATACTGGCACAAGAAAACACAACTAAAATGCTTTTCTGGGATAAAGTATTGGAAATGATACCACAGCTATCCTCTCCTTTGCATCCAACACGCTGGCTTAACGCAATCATTGCCCAATGGAGTAGTGCTTTAGGCCTCACACCCCTTATATTACTACAAACCTTTAAAGTCGTAATAGCTGATATGCAAACACTACCAGAAATAGAACTGCTCCGTCTTGCACTAGATAAAGTATTGACCCAACAGCTGCAATCACTCCAAAAAGAGGCAACCCAACAAGGTTGTAAGACAGCTGCACTAGAGCAGCTCTACCTATTGGTACACAGTGGCACATTCCTGTTTTCACAACCGCATGGAATGACCTTGGATAAGCTGGAAAAGGAGCTGGTGCAATGCATAACAGAACAACCTGCTAGCTTAATAACTATGCTTAAACAACCGTATAATAAAAATGTAATAGCTAGACGCATGGTATATTACTTTAGCCCGGAACTTTCCACAAAAATTATAGCACACTTAGCCAAATCGCAACAACCCTTCGTAGAAAGCTATTTACAGCTGTTCAACCAAGCACTGCCCGATGGAATAACAGCTGCTACCTGGCAAAGAGAGCTTTTAACAGCTACGTTAGCCTATTTGCTTACCGTAGAACAGTGGGATAGCAGCGCATTCCTTACCACTACACTATTTTCCACTCGGTATGATACCTCAACCATTTGCCAACTCATCGCATCTGTACTAACTGTGCAACCCACTAGCTCCATGGCACATAAAATTATCTCTCTTTTACAACCTATTGGCAAACTATTAACATATCGTGATCCATTGAGCGCTGCGCCAACACCCCTACCAGAAGATCCTTACGGTAGCTCAATAGCAGCAGCAACAAAAAATAATACCTATAGCGATAAGCGTAATGCGCATCAAGCAGAAGCAGAAGAAATAAGCTTATACACTAGCAACAGTGGATTGGTTTTTCTATGGCCCTTTTTGTATGATTTTTTTACAGCACATCATCTTATGCTGGACACTCAATTTTTCTGTGAACAGGCAGCACATAATGCGGTTTATCTCTTGCAATACTTATGTAAAGGGAAACTCAACCATCCAGAATCACTACTTACCATTCCCAAATTACTTTGTGGATTGACGCATGATACCGTACTCTTACCTTACCGCTCTCTACAGCTACCCCACTATAACGAAACAGAAACCGCTCTTCTGCAAAAAGAAACCCTCTCTCCCATGGAAACAATAGAATCCAATAGCCAAAAGTTGATTGAAAAGGTAATCAAACGTTGGAAAAACATAAGCAAACATAAAAAAGCAGACCAAACAGGAATGACAACTGCTATTTTTAGGCATTATTTTTTAAATAAACCAGGCATACTGCGAAAGCTACCAGATGAAGACAGGGAAGTACATAGCAGTTGGCATTTAAATATTATACCACAGGATGAGGATGATTTAACCTTACTTCCTCCTTGGTCCATGGATGAAATTTCATTACCTTGGATGCAAACAATCCTTAAGCCCTTTTGGATAGCCACCGAATGA